One Microbacterium keratanolyticum DNA window includes the following coding sequences:
- the sufD gene encoding Fe-S cluster assembly protein SufD yields the protein MAASTTAPSQAPNTHAHVDPAAQVADAGFVPVQTRSERPSSFEIDDFGVPTGREVNWKHTPVAALTGLFETATGAAGVVTEIRSGASHVATPLAVGAAPRGEFFRPEDVTAAVAWNGAAEAMHVRIDREVEVAEPIEIAFLGQGAELRADAHIVIEALPHSSATVVLRHSGSAQYAQNVEIIVRDGAHLKVVSVQQWDADAIHVAAHQARVDANATLTHTIVSFGGGLVRVNPNIELSGAGSEGRIFGLSYADAGQHLESQVYLHHKGPHTTGDVLYKGALQGASAHSVWIGDVLIGPDATGTDSYEANRNLVLTEGARADSIPNLEIQTGDIVGAGHASATGRFDDEQLFYLQARGITEEEARRLVVLGFLSDIVQRIGVPTLEDELLEEIEKELAEVNA from the coding sequence ATGGCGGCCTCGACGACAGCGCCTTCGCAGGCGCCGAACACGCACGCGCACGTGGACCCCGCAGCTCAGGTCGCCGACGCCGGATTCGTTCCGGTGCAGACCCGCTCCGAGCGTCCTTCATCCTTCGAGATCGATGACTTCGGTGTACCGACGGGCCGTGAGGTCAACTGGAAGCACACCCCGGTCGCCGCGCTCACCGGTCTCTTCGAGACCGCGACGGGCGCCGCGGGCGTCGTCACGGAGATCCGCTCCGGCGCCTCGCACGTCGCGACGCCCCTCGCCGTGGGCGCGGCACCCCGCGGAGAGTTCTTCCGTCCGGAGGACGTGACGGCTGCCGTCGCATGGAACGGCGCGGCAGAGGCGATGCATGTCCGCATCGACCGAGAGGTCGAGGTGGCAGAGCCCATCGAGATCGCCTTCCTCGGTCAGGGCGCAGAGCTTCGTGCCGATGCGCACATCGTGATCGAAGCCCTGCCGCACAGCTCGGCTACCGTTGTGCTGCGGCACTCGGGTTCTGCGCAGTATGCGCAGAACGTGGAGATCATCGTCCGCGACGGTGCTCACCTCAAGGTCGTCTCGGTGCAGCAGTGGGATGCGGACGCGATTCACGTCGCAGCTCACCAGGCGCGAGTTGATGCGAACGCGACCCTCACCCACACCATCGTCAGCTTCGGTGGCGGCCTGGTGCGCGTGAACCCGAACATCGAACTCTCGGGCGCAGGTTCCGAAGGGCGCATCTTCGGTCTTTCCTACGCAGATGCGGGACAGCACCTCGAGAGTCAGGTCTACCTCCACCACAAGGGTCCGCACACGACCGGTGACGTCCTCTACAAGGGCGCGCTGCAGGGCGCGAGCGCGCACAGCGTGTGGATCGGTGACGTCCTGATCGGACCGGATGCCACGGGCACCGACTCCTACGAGGCCAACCGCAACCTGGTGCTGACGGAGGGCGCACGCGCCGACTCGATCCCGAACCTGGAGATTCAGACCGGTGACATCGTCGGCGCAGGTCACGCCAGTGCGACGGGTCGCTTCGACGACGAGCAGCTGTTCTATCTGCAGGCTCGCGGTATCACGGAGGAGGAGGCACGCCGTCTGGTCGTGCTCGGATTCCTCAGCGACATCGTCCAGCGCATCGGCGTTCCGACCCTGGAGGACGAGCTGCTGGAAGAGATCGAGAAGGAACTCGCCGAGGTGAATGCATGA
- a CDS encoding non-heme iron oxygenase ferredoxin subunit: protein MTAQRACALSELEQDTAVRVVLDGVPMAVVLDSAGEVHAIGDVCTHGDISLSEGFVEGETLECWAHGSAFSLRTGKPLNLPAYEPVPVYVVEIDGDDVLIDPTVTKEV, encoded by the coding sequence ATGACCGCACAGCGCGCCTGCGCACTGAGTGAGCTGGAGCAGGACACCGCGGTGCGGGTCGTCCTCGACGGCGTCCCGATGGCCGTCGTCCTCGACTCCGCCGGCGAAGTCCACGCCATCGGCGATGTCTGCACCCATGGCGACATCTCCCTCTCTGAGGGCTTTGTGGAAGGTGAAACGCTGGAGTGCTGGGCCCACGGCTCGGCGTTCTCGCTGCGCACCGGCAAGCCTCTCAACCTCCCTGCTTACGAGCCCGTCCCGGTCTATGTCGTCGAGATCGACGGCGATGACGTGCTCATTGATCCCACTGTGACAAAGGAAGTCTGA
- the sufC gene encoding Fe-S cluster assembly ATPase SufC, with protein sequence MSVLEIRDLHVTVETEVGTTPILNGITLTINTGETHAIMGPNGSGKSTLAYTIAGHPKYTVTSGSITFDGADVLEMSVDERARAGLFLAMQYPVEIPGVTVTNFLRTAKTAIDGEAPAIRQWTKDVKTAMADLRMDPKFAQRNVNEGFSGGEKKRHEILQLEVLKPKLAILDETDSGLDVDALKIVSEGVNRAKEQTNLGVLLITHYTRILRYIRPDFVHVVVNGKIVEEGGPELADRLEDEGYDRFLDPAAPIEA encoded by the coding sequence ATGTCTGTCCTCGAGATTCGCGACCTGCACGTAACGGTCGAGACGGAAGTCGGCACGACGCCGATCCTCAACGGCATCACCCTCACCATCAACACGGGTGAGACCCACGCGATCATGGGCCCCAACGGGTCCGGAAAGTCGACGCTCGCGTACACGATCGCCGGCCACCCCAAGTACACCGTCACGAGCGGCTCGATCACCTTCGACGGTGCCGACGTCCTCGAGATGTCGGTCGACGAGCGCGCCCGCGCCGGTCTGTTCCTGGCCATGCAGTACCCGGTCGAGATCCCGGGCGTCACGGTCACGAACTTCCTCCGCACCGCGAAGACGGCCATCGACGGCGAAGCGCCGGCGATCCGTCAGTGGACCAAGGACGTGAAGACGGCCATGGCAGACCTGCGCATGGACCCGAAGTTCGCGCAGCGCAACGTCAACGAGGGCTTCTCCGGTGGCGAGAAGAAGCGTCACGAGATCCTGCAGCTCGAGGTGCTCAAGCCGAAGCTCGCGATCCTCGATGAGACCGACTCCGGTCTTGACGTCGACGCGCTGAAGATCGTGTCCGAGGGCGTGAACCGTGCGAAGGAACAGACCAACCTCGGTGTCTTGCTCATCACGCACTACACCCGCATTCTCCGCTACATCCGCCCCGACTTCGTGCACGTCGTCGTCAACGGCAAGATCGTGGAAGAGGGCGGCCCTGAGCTCGCTGACCGCCTCGAGGACGAAGGCTACGACCGTTTCCTCGACCCCGCCGCCCCGATCGAGGCGTAG
- a CDS encoding metal-sulfur cluster assembly factor, with protein sequence MTVTLDGQKYDEVTEALKDVMDPELGINVVDLGLIYDLSWDEENDALVIHMTLTSAGCPLTDVLEEQTAQALDNVVDRFRINWVWMPPWGPERITDDGRDMMRALGFAI encoded by the coding sequence ATGACAGTGACTCTCGATGGTCAGAAGTACGACGAGGTCACCGAGGCGCTCAAGGATGTGATGGATCCCGAGCTCGGGATCAACGTCGTCGACCTCGGCCTCATCTACGACCTCTCGTGGGATGAGGAGAACGACGCGCTCGTGATCCACATGACGCTGACGAGCGCCGGATGCCCGCTGACCGATGTTCTCGAAGAGCAGACGGCGCAGGCACTGGACAACGTGGTCGATCGTTTCCGCATCAACTGGGTGTGGATGCCACCGTGGGGTCCGGAGCGGATCACCGACGACGGCCGCGACATGATGCGCGCCCTCGGCTTCGCGATCTGA
- a CDS encoding MalY/PatB family protein, with protein MTTSVLRALPLQELRERTSAKWRTYPQDVLPLFVAETDFALAPEVEAALQRAVSIGDTGYVAGETPLPEVFAAFAARRYGWHVDASRVRTTADVSMGIVELLRALIVPGDRVIVNPPVYPPFYEVVSEAGGVVTRVPLRDTGDGWELDLAGIEAELADGARAILLCNPHNPTGTVHSRTSLSALAELAARFGAVVISDEIHAPLAQPAAGFTPFLAAGDAASAVGYVVTSASKAFNLAGLKCALMIAGSDETAAVFRTLPDEVFWRTGQFGLLAAVAAFRPESDPWLDSLLSTLDENRRLVAELLATHVPSARYRIPDAGYLAWIDLSDAGLGENPSRAILRDAKVALHFGPAFGAEGSGHVRLNFGTSPELITEAITRIGRMLAS; from the coding sequence ATGACCACTTCTGTTCTGCGTGCGCTCCCTCTGCAAGAACTTCGGGAGCGCACGAGTGCGAAGTGGCGCACCTACCCGCAGGATGTGCTGCCGCTCTTCGTGGCGGAGACCGACTTCGCACTCGCCCCGGAGGTCGAGGCAGCCCTGCAGCGCGCCGTGAGCATCGGTGACACCGGGTATGTGGCGGGGGAGACGCCGCTGCCCGAGGTGTTCGCCGCCTTCGCTGCACGCCGATACGGGTGGCACGTGGATGCGTCCCGTGTGCGCACGACCGCAGATGTCAGCATGGGGATCGTCGAGCTCTTGCGTGCGCTGATCGTCCCGGGGGACCGGGTCATCGTGAACCCTCCGGTGTATCCGCCGTTCTACGAAGTTGTCTCCGAGGCGGGCGGTGTCGTCACCCGGGTGCCGCTCCGCGACACCGGGGATGGCTGGGAGCTCGACCTCGCGGGCATCGAGGCTGAACTCGCCGACGGTGCACGGGCGATCCTGCTCTGCAACCCCCACAATCCGACGGGTACGGTCCACTCTCGGACTTCGCTCTCCGCACTTGCTGAGCTGGCCGCGCGGTTCGGCGCTGTCGTGATCTCGGATGAGATCCACGCACCGCTGGCGCAACCGGCCGCGGGGTTCACACCGTTTCTGGCGGCGGGTGATGCGGCGTCGGCCGTCGGCTACGTCGTGACGAGCGCGAGCAAGGCGTTCAACCTCGCGGGCCTCAAGTGCGCGCTCATGATCGCGGGCAGCGATGAGACGGCAGCAGTCTTCCGCACTCTTCCGGACGAGGTCTTCTGGCGGACGGGACAGTTCGGGCTGCTTGCCGCAGTGGCGGCGTTCCGTCCGGAGAGCGACCCGTGGTTGGACAGCCTCCTCTCGACCCTCGACGAGAACCGCCGTCTCGTCGCCGAGCTCCTCGCGACACACGTTCCATCGGCGCGATATCGGATCCCGGATGCGGGATATCTCGCGTGGATCGACCTGTCCGACGCGGGCCTGGGGGAGAACCCCTCTCGCGCGATCCTGCGTGATGCGAAGGTCGCGCTGCATTTCGGGCCCGCCTTCGGTGCGGAAGGCTCCGGTCATGTGCGCCTGAACTTCGGCACGAGTCCTGAGCTCATCACCGAGGCGATCACGCGCATCGGTCGGATGCTCGCCTCATGA
- a CDS encoding MFS transporter — MSAEVRALTIWDRERLGISLGAAALIFLAAIESLAVTTVMPVVAEDLDGMALYAVAFAGTLATSVIGMVAAGAWSDRAGPRRPLYAAVILFIIGLVVAGIATTMPVFLLGRLVQGLGAGAQTVALYVVVARVYPAHLHGRIFAVFAAAWVVPSMIGPFLAGAVTEFLHWRWAFLGVAVLVVIAFTIVAVKLRAAPLGPIASDPAEGDASTPGVKIGLRMFLAVVIALSAVGVGLAAEVPGILGWVAAAGCVLVIVIAIVPLVPKGMLRARPGLPSVVLLRGIVAGAFFAAEAYIPFLLLAEFDFSPTWAGLALTLAALAWASGSALQGRYGEAIGSRRIAALSLLLLGIGMVSLLVVAVSGAVPWLAIIGWGFAGGGMGLLYPRLTVLTLAFSRPGTEGFNSAALSISDATGAAVAIAVAGLAFATVSPIASGFLAVFGVGLLLVLGGIVPGLRLGSAPIEERH; from the coding sequence ATGAGCGCGGAGGTGCGCGCCCTCACGATCTGGGATCGAGAGCGGCTGGGGATCTCGCTGGGTGCGGCGGCCCTCATCTTCCTCGCGGCGATCGAATCTCTCGCCGTGACCACGGTGATGCCCGTGGTCGCAGAAGACCTCGACGGCATGGCCCTGTATGCGGTCGCCTTCGCCGGCACGTTGGCGACGAGCGTGATCGGCATGGTTGCCGCGGGCGCGTGGTCGGATCGTGCGGGGCCTCGCCGGCCGCTGTATGCGGCGGTCATCCTCTTCATCATCGGGCTGGTCGTCGCGGGCATCGCGACCACGATGCCCGTCTTCCTTCTGGGGAGGCTGGTGCAGGGGCTCGGTGCGGGCGCGCAGACGGTGGCGCTGTATGTCGTCGTCGCCCGCGTGTACCCCGCGCACCTGCACGGGCGCATCTTCGCGGTCTTCGCGGCGGCCTGGGTGGTGCCGTCGATGATCGGCCCCTTCCTCGCCGGCGCGGTGACCGAGTTCCTGCACTGGCGCTGGGCGTTCCTGGGCGTCGCGGTGCTCGTGGTGATCGCATTCACGATCGTGGCGGTGAAGCTACGGGCCGCTCCGCTCGGTCCGATCGCCTCGGATCCCGCGGAGGGTGACGCGTCAACGCCCGGAGTCAAGATCGGGCTGCGGATGTTCCTCGCGGTCGTGATCGCGCTGTCGGCGGTCGGTGTCGGCCTCGCGGCCGAAGTCCCTGGCATCCTGGGCTGGGTCGCGGCGGCGGGGTGTGTCCTCGTGATCGTGATCGCGATCGTTCCGCTGGTGCCGAAGGGGATGCTGCGGGCGCGACCCGGGCTTCCGAGTGTCGTTCTGCTGCGCGGGATCGTCGCAGGAGCTTTCTTCGCGGCCGAGGCGTACATCCCGTTCCTGTTGTTGGCGGAGTTCGATTTCAGTCCGACCTGGGCAGGTCTCGCACTCACGCTCGCGGCACTGGCCTGGGCGAGTGGGTCGGCGCTTCAAGGGCGCTACGGCGAAGCGATCGGAAGCCGTCGCATTGCCGCTCTGAGCCTGCTTCTGCTGGGGATCGGCATGGTCTCTCTGCTCGTCGTCGCCGTGAGCGGCGCGGTGCCCTGGCTGGCGATCATCGGCTGGGGATTCGCTGGAGGCGGCATGGGGCTGCTGTACCCACGTCTCACGGTTCTGACTCTGGCGTTCTCCCGGCCCGGGACCGAAGGTTTCAACTCGGCGGCGCTGTCGATCTCCGACGCGACGGGTGCGGCCGTGGCCATCGCGGTCGCGGGTCTCGCATTCGCGACGGTATCGCCGATCGCCTCCGGTTTCCTCGCCGTCTTCGGCGTGGGACTTCTTCTGGTGCTGGGCGGGATCGTTCCGGGGCTCAGGCTGGGCTCTGCGCCGATCGAAGAGCGGCACTGA
- a CDS encoding TetR/AcrR family transcriptional regulator gives MNGVQYSENMMAARNPRHDRESVTDVALSLLDQVGLPDLSMRRLAAELDVQPSALYWHFANKQELLAAVADRIVGQIPQRSADSSDAATRLLLTARSIRDALLAYRDGAEVVQSTAALRLGATRATEIIQDAILDAPLAPDVRSDVADAVLQFILGHTMLLQQRMHAASHGADAGDESPFADSSSRVFDTGIALFSAGIPLSAALRSAQSPA, from the coding sequence ATGAACGGCGTTCAGTATAGTGAGAACATGATGGCTGCGCGCAACCCGAGACACGACCGCGAGAGCGTCACGGATGTGGCCCTCTCCCTGCTCGATCAGGTGGGCCTTCCCGATCTCTCGATGCGTCGGCTCGCCGCCGAGCTCGACGTCCAGCCCAGCGCTCTCTACTGGCATTTCGCCAACAAACAGGAGCTCCTCGCTGCCGTGGCCGACCGCATCGTCGGTCAGATTCCTCAGCGTTCTGCGGACAGCAGCGATGCCGCTACACGCCTGCTGCTGACCGCACGCAGCATCCGCGACGCTCTGCTCGCCTATCGCGACGGCGCCGAAGTTGTCCAGAGCACTGCCGCCCTGCGGCTAGGCGCGACGCGCGCGACCGAGATCATCCAAGACGCGATCCTGGACGCGCCGCTGGCCCCCGACGTCCGTTCGGACGTCGCGGATGCGGTCCTGCAGTTCATCCTCGGGCACACCATGCTCCTGCAGCAGCGGATGCACGCGGCGAGCCATGGGGCGGATGCGGGAGACGAGAGCCCGTTCGCCGACTCGTCGTCACGCGTCTTCGACACCGGCATCGCGCTCTTCTCTGCCGGGATTCCTCTCAGTGCCGCTCTTCGATCGGCGCAGAGCCCAGCCTGA
- a CDS encoding biotin transporter BioY, producing the protein MSAPTRLDARDLARIAIFAALIIALGIVMVPVPGGVPITGQTLGIMLAGIVLGAWRGSLAILTVLALAAVGLPVLTGGRGGLGVFVGPTAGYMLGWIAGVIVIGLIVRRGASTLRVWRVVFGVLLGGILVVYLFGVPVQALVTGVDLLPTAVSSLVFLPGDLLKAAIATGLSLALYRAYPPAFGGAFGSHTTTTSDHAPVPSHR; encoded by the coding sequence GTGTCAGCTCCCACCCGCCTCGATGCTCGTGACCTCGCTCGCATCGCCATCTTCGCCGCGCTCATCATCGCGCTTGGCATCGTCATGGTGCCGGTGCCGGGTGGCGTCCCGATCACGGGACAGACGCTCGGCATCATGCTCGCGGGCATCGTGCTCGGCGCCTGGCGCGGATCCCTGGCCATCCTGACGGTGCTCGCTCTCGCGGCCGTCGGGCTTCCGGTGCTCACAGGCGGGCGTGGTGGACTCGGCGTGTTCGTGGGACCGACCGCCGGGTACATGCTCGGGTGGATCGCGGGTGTCATCGTGATCGGTCTCATCGTCCGTCGAGGCGCGTCGACGCTGCGCGTGTGGCGCGTCGTCTTCGGAGTGCTGCTCGGCGGCATCCTCGTGGTCTACCTCTTCGGCGTTCCGGTCCAGGCGCTCGTGACCGGCGTCGATCTCCTGCCCACGGCTGTGTCGAGCCTCGTGTTCCTGCCCGGCGATCTGCTGAAGGCCGCCATTGCCACCGGCCTCTCGCTGGCGCTGTACCGGGCGTATCCGCCCGCGTTCGGCGGCGCCTTCGGGAGCCACACGACGACCACCTCTGATCATGCTCCGGTCCCGTCGCACCGCTGA
- a CDS encoding energy-coupling factor ABC transporter ATP-binding protein, which produces MLRSRRTADVRKSADAHGTGRAILLEDVEVAFGARTVLSGVNLDLDAPRIAVIGANGSGKSTCARLLNGLVTATSGSVRVHGLDPVAQRAAVRRRVGFVFSSPDAQILMPTVAEDIALSLRGSGLGAGDQRARVARALAAHGLSDLADAPAYTLSGGQKQLLAIASVLVTQPELIVADEPTTLLDLGNARRIGALLLEEIDARVVLVTHDLELAARCDIAVLFDRGRVIAVDEPLDVIRHYRGMHE; this is translated from the coding sequence ATGCTCCGGTCCCGTCGCACCGCTGACGTTCGCAAGAGCGCCGACGCGCACGGCACGGGAAGGGCGATCCTGTTGGAGGATGTCGAGGTCGCCTTCGGCGCACGGACCGTGCTGAGCGGCGTGAATCTGGACCTCGACGCTCCTCGCATCGCGGTGATCGGCGCGAACGGTTCGGGCAAGTCCACCTGTGCGCGGCTGCTCAACGGCCTTGTGACGGCGACGTCGGGGAGTGTGCGGGTGCACGGGCTCGATCCTGTCGCGCAGCGTGCGGCCGTGCGACGGCGCGTGGGGTTCGTCTTTTCGTCGCCCGATGCACAGATCCTCATGCCGACCGTGGCCGAGGACATCGCGCTGTCGCTTCGCGGGAGCGGCCTTGGTGCAGGAGACCAGCGGGCGCGTGTCGCGCGGGCACTCGCCGCTCACGGGCTCTCCGATCTTGCAGATGCGCCCGCGTACACGCTGTCCGGCGGGCAGAAGCAACTGCTCGCGATCGCCTCGGTCCTGGTGACACAACCGGAGCTGATCGTTGCGGACGAGCCGACGACGTTGCTCGATCTGGGCAACGCGCGGCGTATCGGCGCGCTCCTGCTGGAGGAGATCGATGCCAGAGTGGTGCTCGTCACCCATGATCTCGAGCTCGCCGCGCGCTGTGACATCGCCGTGCTGTTCGATCGGGGCCGAGTCATCGCGGTGGACGAGCCTCTCGACGTCATTCGACACTATCGAGGCATGCACGAGTGA
- a CDS encoding CbiQ family ECF transporter T component: MIPLYRPGQSYVHRVPAGVKLASLALCAVVVMAAVHDLLSAGIALVATAVLYLVAGFHDATILQEAWRLRWLILVLGGALAVFVSTEVAVVNTSRVVVLMLLAALLTLTTPVGALLDTLHRVLRPLRPLGVNADAVALTLLLALTLVPFVADVLAQVRAAHAARGVRMGRHTLLPVLVRVLRHADDVGDALSARGLA; encoded by the coding sequence GTGATCCCCCTGTATCGTCCGGGACAGAGTTACGTGCACCGCGTGCCCGCGGGCGTGAAGCTCGCGTCACTCGCGTTGTGTGCCGTGGTCGTCATGGCCGCGGTGCATGACCTCCTGTCCGCGGGAATCGCGCTGGTCGCGACGGCGGTGCTCTACCTCGTGGCAGGGTTCCACGATGCGACGATCCTGCAGGAAGCCTGGCGGTTGCGCTGGCTGATTCTCGTGCTTGGGGGAGCGCTCGCTGTGTTCGTCTCGACCGAGGTCGCCGTGGTGAACACATCCCGCGTCGTGGTCCTGATGCTGCTGGCCGCGCTGCTGACCCTCACGACGCCGGTCGGGGCGCTCCTCGACACGCTGCATCGGGTGCTGCGACCGTTGCGTCCGCTCGGAGTCAATGCGGATGCGGTCGCGCTGACCCTGCTGCTCGCTCTGACGCTCGTGCCGTTCGTCGCGGACGTGCTCGCTCAGGTGCGGGCGGCACATGCCGCGCGTGGGGTGCGAATGGGACGCCATACGCTGCTGCCCGTGCTCGTGCGGGTTCTGCGTCATGCCGACGACGTCGGGGATGCGCTGAGCGCACGCGGCCTTGCGTAA
- a CDS encoding acyltransferase family protein, producing MALVTAPATPSSSAHDGAALRDPGIDLVRALCVVGVVLLHAIMVGVTVEDGAPVFENASVGTWWIVPVSWLLQVMPLFFVIAGFSGLLSYRRHRVRGGSDTAFVAARVHRLLRPALYAVGIVGAALTVLVLCGIPADFVVTAGFRYGQPLWFLAVFLACQALLPTLARMHEDAPLLSIGALSTLAVTVDILRALTGNDGLGFLNLAFVWIALQQLGFFLADGTIDALARRTRGVLALSATTALFLACAFGIFSPDLIANINPPTTALLLVGLAHTSVLSLYRSRVIGFSRRPLVARITAFITPRTMTMYLWHMPVLLTMAGLTAAFALQSGQSLPALSSVDWWMQRPLWLVTTLALTALAALLLARWESGVPAPSTSGAAVTGAVLLGVGGTLGLLILGTSPLTAAFAVGLYVLALRLAVRRSPARPEGYARPRALSASPTSSA from the coding sequence ATGGCTCTTGTCACCGCACCAGCGACGCCGAGCAGCAGCGCGCACGACGGCGCAGCGCTGCGGGATCCGGGCATAGACCTCGTCCGCGCCCTTTGCGTCGTGGGGGTCGTGCTGCTGCACGCGATCATGGTCGGTGTGACAGTCGAGGACGGCGCGCCCGTCTTCGAGAACGCCAGCGTCGGAACCTGGTGGATCGTGCCCGTCAGTTGGCTCCTGCAGGTGATGCCGCTCTTCTTCGTCATCGCCGGGTTCTCCGGGCTGCTTTCGTACCGCAGACACCGGGTGCGCGGCGGGTCGGATACAGCCTTCGTCGCCGCCCGCGTGCATCGGCTGCTCCGCCCTGCACTCTACGCCGTCGGCATTGTCGGAGCGGCACTCACGGTTCTGGTGCTCTGCGGGATCCCGGCCGACTTCGTCGTGACCGCCGGATTCCGCTATGGGCAGCCCCTGTGGTTCCTCGCCGTCTTCCTCGCTTGCCAAGCCCTGCTTCCCACTCTCGCCCGGATGCACGAGGATGCCCCACTGCTCTCGATCGGCGCTCTCTCCACGCTCGCGGTCACCGTGGACATCCTTCGCGCGCTGACCGGGAACGACGGCCTGGGCTTCCTGAATCTCGCCTTCGTCTGGATCGCCCTCCAGCAGCTGGGGTTCTTCCTGGCCGACGGCACCATCGATGCGCTGGCGCGCCGTACGCGTGGCGTCCTCGCACTCTCCGCCACGACCGCGCTGTTCCTCGCGTGCGCCTTCGGGATCTTCTCCCCGGATCTCATCGCGAACATCAACCCGCCGACCACGGCCCTGCTGCTCGTGGGCCTCGCGCACACGAGCGTGTTGTCGCTGTACCGCTCTCGGGTCATCGGGTTCAGTCGACGACCGCTCGTCGCGCGGATCACCGCGTTCATCACGCCCCGTACCATGACGATGTACCTCTGGCACATGCCGGTTCTGCTCACGATGGCCGGCCTCACCGCGGCTTTCGCGCTGCAGAGTGGGCAGAGCCTTCCGGCGTTGAGCAGCGTCGACTGGTGGATGCAGCGCCCACTCTGGCTCGTGACGACGCTCGCTCTGACGGCGCTCGCGGCTCTCCTCCTCGCACGGTGGGAGTCGGGTGTCCCGGCACCATCGACGTCCGGCGCGGCGGTCACAGGTGCCGTCCTGCTCGGTGTGGGCGGCACCCTCGGACTGCTGATTCTGGGGACCTCACCGCTCACCGCGGCCTTCGCCGTCGGCCTGTATGTCCTCGCTCTGCGCCTGGCTGTGCGGCGCTCTCCTGCCCGCCCCGAAGGTTACGCAAGGCCGCGTGCGCTCAGCGCATCCCCGACGTCGTCGGCATGA
- a CDS encoding response regulator, whose amino-acid sequence MSIRILIADDQAMIRAGFTALLDIHEDIQVVGQASTGAEAITASARLSPDVILMDVRMPEMDGIEATRRILGPSYPAASVPRILMLTTFDIDDYVYDALAAGASGFLLKDALPEELVHAVRVIAGGDALLSPSVTRRVIEQFAGNRPRNIRDSTALAALTEREREVLVLIGRGRSNTEIATDLFISEQTVKTHVGKILAKLNLRDRVHAVILAYDTGLVSPSA is encoded by the coding sequence GTGAGTATTCGCATCCTCATCGCCGACGATCAGGCGATGATTCGCGCAGGCTTCACGGCTCTGCTCGACATCCATGAAGACATCCAGGTGGTGGGACAGGCGTCCACAGGCGCAGAGGCGATCACCGCGTCCGCCCGCCTCAGCCCGGACGTCATCCTCATGGACGTGCGGATGCCCGAGATGGACGGCATCGAAGCGACCCGGCGGATCCTCGGCCCCTCTTACCCTGCCGCGAGCGTGCCACGGATTCTGATGCTCACGACGTTCGACATCGACGACTATGTGTATGACGCCCTTGCGGCCGGTGCGAGCGGCTTCCTCCTCAAGGACGCCCTCCCCGAGGAACTCGTCCACGCTGTCCGAGTGATCGCCGGAGGCGATGCCCTGCTCTCGCCCAGCGTCACGCGCCGGGTCATCGAGCAGTTTGCCGGGAACCGGCCGCGGAACATCCGCGACAGCACCGCTCTCGCAGCCCTCACAGAACGCGAGCGCGAGGTTCTGGTCCTCATCGGTCGCGGACGCTCGAACACAGAGATCGCGACCGACCTCTTCATCTCCGAGCAGACCGTGAAGACGCACGTCGGCAAGATCCTCGCGAAGCTGAACCTCCGCGATCGCGTCCATGCCGTGATCCTCGCCTACGACACCGGGCTCGTCTCCCCCTCTGCCTGA